The proteins below are encoded in one region of Cygnus olor isolate bCygOlo1 chromosome 19, bCygOlo1.pri.v2, whole genome shotgun sequence:
- the TMEM268 gene encoding transmembrane protein 268 isoform X4: MVLSMDNNCSATSFDMELCAEKLKSLGVQVAADEWRRLIQEAVLKPEVRRYMFYNSRAFQIAIAVIFYMSLWTNIYSTVQLCSFGRYWEASVLVTLAAVAITVVMILVLDWRQRKINMNTDVRLAAVNEFFIKHSLILGITDVLNGPHSILQLWFVHFSPERCLRSLSAHLAELQRTQESDLRHSLDQLCVVMEAAVQPEPAAEEASCEESPLLSNGVNFKKEPVMCNQLLRLIPEGPPEVMAQQLLVIFSGCYVRLLVSGRLPPSTAAGHVEPSSVPCLCQFIQSTVLSTQQCCLPGR, from the exons ATGGTGCTCAGTATGGACAATAACTGCTCGGCCACCTCCTTCGACATGGAGCTTTGTGCAGAGAAGCTGAAGTCCCTCGGGGTTCAG GTGGCAGCAGACGAGTGGAGGAGGTTAATCCAGGAGGCCGTCCTGAAGCCTGAAGTGAGACGGTACATGTTCTACAACTCCAGGGCGTTCCAGATCGCCATCGCTGTG ATCTTCTACATGTCTCTCTGGACAAACATTTACTCCACAGTCCAGCTGTGCTCCTTCGGGCGCTACTGGGAGGCCAGTGTGCTGGTGACCCTGGCCGCCGTGGCCATCACCGTGGTCATGATACTGGTCCTCGACTGGCGACAGAGAAAG ATCAATATGAATACAGACGTGAGGCTGGCAGCTGTCAATGAATTCTTTATCAAACACAGTTTAATTCTGGGGATTACAGATGTCCTGAACGGGCCACACAGCATCCTACAA CTGTGGTTTGTGCACTTCAGCCCTGAGCGCTGCCTCAGGTCCTTGTCAGCCCACCTCGCTGAGCTGCAGCGGACGCAAGAG tCAGACTTGCGGCACAGCCTGGACCAGCTCTGCGTGGTGATGGAGGCAGCAGTACAGCCCGAGCCGGCAGCAGAGGAGGCTTCGTGCGAGGAGTCCCCTCTCCTATCCAATGGGGTGAACTTCAAGAAGGAGCCCGTGATGTGCAACCAGCTGCTCCGCCTCATTCCCGAGGGCCCACCAGAG GTGAtggcccagcagctcctggtcaTCTTCAGCGGCTGCTACGTCCGGCTCCTGGTCAGCGGCCGGCTCCCCCCgagcacagcagctgggcaCGTGGAgcccagcagcgtgccctgccTGTGCCAGTTCATCCAGAGCACCGTGCTCAGCACGCAGCAGTGCTGCCTCCCGGGCAGGTGa
- the ATP6V1G1 gene encoding V-type proton ATPase subunit G 1 — protein MASQSQGIQQLLQAEKRAAEKVAEARKRKNRRLKQAKEEAQAEIEQYRLQREKEFKAKEAAALGSHGSCTTEVEKETQEKMSVIQQNFQKNREVVLSQLLSLVCDIKPEIHVNYRING, from the exons ATGGCGAGCCAGTCGCAGGgcatccagcagctgctgcaggccgAGAAGCGCGCGGCCGAGAAGGTGGCCGAGGCCCGCAAGC GAAAGAATCGGAGGCTGAAGCAGGCCAAAGAAGAAGCCCAGGCAGAGATTGAGCAGTACCGcctgcagagggagaaggaatTCAAGGCCAAGGAAGCAGCG GCACTTGGATCTCATGGCAGCTGCACCACTGAAGTTGAGAAAGAGACCCAGGAAAAGATGAGCGTAATCCAGCAGAACTTCCAGAAGAATCGTGAGGTggtcctctcccagctgttgtcACTGGTGTGTGACATCAAACCTGAAATCCACGTGAATTACCGCATCAATGGGTAG
- the TMEM268 gene encoding transmembrane protein 268 isoform X1: MPQCLEEIKLSKQTGRCYPGGFRCIYSSLLELMQSRPFVMQLPHFIWHLLFLSSEEMMKMEDESRREGKDPPNGQVLMVLSMDNNCSATSFDMELCAEKLKSLGVQVAADEWRRLIQEAVLKPEVRRYMFYNSRAFQIAIAVIFYMSLWTNIYSTVQLCSFGRYWEASVLVTLAAVAITVVMILVLDWRQRKINMNTDVRLAAVNEFFIKHSLILGITDVLNGPHSILQLWFVHFSPERCLRSLSAHLAELQRTQESDLRHSLDQLCVVMEAAVQPEPAAEEASCEESPLLSNGVNFKKEPVMCNQLLRLIPEGPPEVMAQQLLVIFSGCYVRLLVSGRLPPSTAAGHVEPSSVPCLCQFIQSTVLSTQQCCLPGR, translated from the exons ATGCCGCAGTGTCTGGAGGAGATTAAGCTCAGCAAACAAACAGGACGTTGTTATCCTGGAGGTTTCAGATGCATCTACTCTTCCCTTCTGGAGCTGATGCAGTCACGCCCTTTTGTAATGCAATTGCCTCATTTTATTTGGCATCTCCTGTTCCTGAGCAGTGAAGAGATGATGAAGATGGAAGatgaaagcaggagagaagggaagg ACCCCCCCAACGGGCAGGTGCTCATGGTGCTCAGTATGGACAATAACTGCTCGGCCACCTCCTTCGACATGGAGCTTTGTGCAGAGAAGCTGAAGTCCCTCGGGGTTCAG GTGGCAGCAGACGAGTGGAGGAGGTTAATCCAGGAGGCCGTCCTGAAGCCTGAAGTGAGACGGTACATGTTCTACAACTCCAGGGCGTTCCAGATCGCCATCGCTGTG ATCTTCTACATGTCTCTCTGGACAAACATTTACTCCACAGTCCAGCTGTGCTCCTTCGGGCGCTACTGGGAGGCCAGTGTGCTGGTGACCCTGGCCGCCGTGGCCATCACCGTGGTCATGATACTGGTCCTCGACTGGCGACAGAGAAAG ATCAATATGAATACAGACGTGAGGCTGGCAGCTGTCAATGAATTCTTTATCAAACACAGTTTAATTCTGGGGATTACAGATGTCCTGAACGGGCCACACAGCATCCTACAA CTGTGGTTTGTGCACTTCAGCCCTGAGCGCTGCCTCAGGTCCTTGTCAGCCCACCTCGCTGAGCTGCAGCGGACGCAAGAG tCAGACTTGCGGCACAGCCTGGACCAGCTCTGCGTGGTGATGGAGGCAGCAGTACAGCCCGAGCCGGCAGCAGAGGAGGCTTCGTGCGAGGAGTCCCCTCTCCTATCCAATGGGGTGAACTTCAAGAAGGAGCCCGTGATGTGCAACCAGCTGCTCCGCCTCATTCCCGAGGGCCCACCAGAG GTGAtggcccagcagctcctggtcaTCTTCAGCGGCTGCTACGTCCGGCTCCTGGTCAGCGGCCGGCTCCCCCCgagcacagcagctgggcaCGTGGAgcccagcagcgtgccctgccTGTGCCAGTTCATCCAGAGCACCGTGCTCAGCACGCAGCAGTGCTGCCTCCCGGGCAGGTGa
- the TMEM268 gene encoding transmembrane protein 268 isoform X2 → MAYKSQADGIEKNGSLSSIFYCKSDLKEGSLQWAKDPPNGQVLMVLSMDNNCSATSFDMELCAEKLKSLGVQVAADEWRRLIQEAVLKPEVRRYMFYNSRAFQIAIAVIFYMSLWTNIYSTVQLCSFGRYWEASVLVTLAAVAITVVMILVLDWRQRKINMNTDVRLAAVNEFFIKHSLILGITDVLNGPHSILQLWFVHFSPERCLRSLSAHLAELQRTQESDLRHSLDQLCVVMEAAVQPEPAAEEASCEESPLLSNGVNFKKEPVMCNQLLRLIPEGPPEVMAQQLLVIFSGCYVRLLVSGRLPPSTAAGHVEPSSVPCLCQFIQSTVLSTQQCCLPGR, encoded by the exons ATGGCCTATAAAAGCCAAGCTGATGGAATTGAGAAAAATGGGTCGCTTTCCTCCATCTTCTATTGCAAGAGCGATTTAAAGGAAGGATCCCTGCAGTGGGCGAAAG ACCCCCCCAACGGGCAGGTGCTCATGGTGCTCAGTATGGACAATAACTGCTCGGCCACCTCCTTCGACATGGAGCTTTGTGCAGAGAAGCTGAAGTCCCTCGGGGTTCAG GTGGCAGCAGACGAGTGGAGGAGGTTAATCCAGGAGGCCGTCCTGAAGCCTGAAGTGAGACGGTACATGTTCTACAACTCCAGGGCGTTCCAGATCGCCATCGCTGTG ATCTTCTACATGTCTCTCTGGACAAACATTTACTCCACAGTCCAGCTGTGCTCCTTCGGGCGCTACTGGGAGGCCAGTGTGCTGGTGACCCTGGCCGCCGTGGCCATCACCGTGGTCATGATACTGGTCCTCGACTGGCGACAGAGAAAG ATCAATATGAATACAGACGTGAGGCTGGCAGCTGTCAATGAATTCTTTATCAAACACAGTTTAATTCTGGGGATTACAGATGTCCTGAACGGGCCACACAGCATCCTACAA CTGTGGTTTGTGCACTTCAGCCCTGAGCGCTGCCTCAGGTCCTTGTCAGCCCACCTCGCTGAGCTGCAGCGGACGCAAGAG tCAGACTTGCGGCACAGCCTGGACCAGCTCTGCGTGGTGATGGAGGCAGCAGTACAGCCCGAGCCGGCAGCAGAGGAGGCTTCGTGCGAGGAGTCCCCTCTCCTATCCAATGGGGTGAACTTCAAGAAGGAGCCCGTGATGTGCAACCAGCTGCTCCGCCTCATTCCCGAGGGCCCACCAGAG GTGAtggcccagcagctcctggtcaTCTTCAGCGGCTGCTACGTCCGGCTCCTGGTCAGCGGCCGGCTCCCCCCgagcacagcagctgggcaCGTGGAgcccagcagcgtgccctgccTGTGCCAGTTCATCCAGAGCACCGTGCTCAGCACGCAGCAGTGCTGCCTCCCGGGCAGGTGa
- the TMEM268 gene encoding transmembrane protein 268 isoform X5 has protein sequence MAYKSQADGIEKNGSLSSIFYCKSDLKEGSLQWAKDPPNGQVLMVLSMDNNCSATSFDMELCAEKLKSLGVQVAADEWRRLIQEAVLKPEVRRYMFYNSRAFQIAIAVIFYMSLWTNIYSTVQLCSFGRYWEASVLVTLAAVAITVVMILVLDWRQRKINMNTDVRLAAVNEFFIKHSLILGITDVLNGPHSILQLWFVHFSPERCLRSLSAHLAELQRTQESDLRHSLDQLCVVMEAAVQPEPAAEEASCEESPLLSNGVNFKKEPVMCNQLLRLIPEGPPEVDTDASPARSR, from the exons ATGGCCTATAAAAGCCAAGCTGATGGAATTGAGAAAAATGGGTCGCTTTCCTCCATCTTCTATTGCAAGAGCGATTTAAAGGAAGGATCCCTGCAGTGGGCGAAAG ACCCCCCCAACGGGCAGGTGCTCATGGTGCTCAGTATGGACAATAACTGCTCGGCCACCTCCTTCGACATGGAGCTTTGTGCAGAGAAGCTGAAGTCCCTCGGGGTTCAG GTGGCAGCAGACGAGTGGAGGAGGTTAATCCAGGAGGCCGTCCTGAAGCCTGAAGTGAGACGGTACATGTTCTACAACTCCAGGGCGTTCCAGATCGCCATCGCTGTG ATCTTCTACATGTCTCTCTGGACAAACATTTACTCCACAGTCCAGCTGTGCTCCTTCGGGCGCTACTGGGAGGCCAGTGTGCTGGTGACCCTGGCCGCCGTGGCCATCACCGTGGTCATGATACTGGTCCTCGACTGGCGACAGAGAAAG ATCAATATGAATACAGACGTGAGGCTGGCAGCTGTCAATGAATTCTTTATCAAACACAGTTTAATTCTGGGGATTACAGATGTCCTGAACGGGCCACACAGCATCCTACAA CTGTGGTTTGTGCACTTCAGCCCTGAGCGCTGCCTCAGGTCCTTGTCAGCCCACCTCGCTGAGCTGCAGCGGACGCAAGAG tCAGACTTGCGGCACAGCCTGGACCAGCTCTGCGTGGTGATGGAGGCAGCAGTACAGCCCGAGCCGGCAGCAGAGGAGGCTTCGTGCGAGGAGTCCCCTCTCCTATCCAATGGGGTGAACTTCAAGAAGGAGCCCGTGATGTGCAACCAGCTGCTCCGCCTCATTCCCGAGGGCCCACCAGAG GTAGACACTGACGCCTCTCCTGCTCGTTCCAGGTGA
- the TMEM268 gene encoding transmembrane protein 268 isoform X3, producing MPQCLEEIKLSKQTGRCYPGGFRCIYSSLLELMQSRPFVMQLPHFIWHLLFLSSEEMMKMEDESRREGKDPPNGQVLMVLSMDNNCSATSFDMELCAEKLKSLGVQVAADEWRRLIQEAVLKPEVRRYMFYNSRAFQIAIAVIFYMSLWTNIYSTVQLCSFGRYWEASVLVTLAAVAITVVMILVLDWRQRKINMNTDVRLAAVNEFFIKHSLILGITDVLNGPHSILQLWFVHFSPERCLRSLSAHLAELQRTQESDLRHSLDQLCVVMEAAVQPEPAAEEASCEESPLLSNGVNFKKEPVMCNQLLRLIPEGPPEVDTDASPARSR from the exons ATGCCGCAGTGTCTGGAGGAGATTAAGCTCAGCAAACAAACAGGACGTTGTTATCCTGGAGGTTTCAGATGCATCTACTCTTCCCTTCTGGAGCTGATGCAGTCACGCCCTTTTGTAATGCAATTGCCTCATTTTATTTGGCATCTCCTGTTCCTGAGCAGTGAAGAGATGATGAAGATGGAAGatgaaagcaggagagaagggaagg ACCCCCCCAACGGGCAGGTGCTCATGGTGCTCAGTATGGACAATAACTGCTCGGCCACCTCCTTCGACATGGAGCTTTGTGCAGAGAAGCTGAAGTCCCTCGGGGTTCAG GTGGCAGCAGACGAGTGGAGGAGGTTAATCCAGGAGGCCGTCCTGAAGCCTGAAGTGAGACGGTACATGTTCTACAACTCCAGGGCGTTCCAGATCGCCATCGCTGTG ATCTTCTACATGTCTCTCTGGACAAACATTTACTCCACAGTCCAGCTGTGCTCCTTCGGGCGCTACTGGGAGGCCAGTGTGCTGGTGACCCTGGCCGCCGTGGCCATCACCGTGGTCATGATACTGGTCCTCGACTGGCGACAGAGAAAG ATCAATATGAATACAGACGTGAGGCTGGCAGCTGTCAATGAATTCTTTATCAAACACAGTTTAATTCTGGGGATTACAGATGTCCTGAACGGGCCACACAGCATCCTACAA CTGTGGTTTGTGCACTTCAGCCCTGAGCGCTGCCTCAGGTCCTTGTCAGCCCACCTCGCTGAGCTGCAGCGGACGCAAGAG tCAGACTTGCGGCACAGCCTGGACCAGCTCTGCGTGGTGATGGAGGCAGCAGTACAGCCCGAGCCGGCAGCAGAGGAGGCTTCGTGCGAGGAGTCCCCTCTCCTATCCAATGGGGTGAACTTCAAGAAGGAGCCCGTGATGTGCAACCAGCTGCTCCGCCTCATTCCCGAGGGCCCACCAGAG GTAGACACTGACGCCTCTCCTGCTCGTTCCAGGTGA